The DNA region ATTATTTTAGACAACCCGGAAAATATTAGACAAAAGAAAAGGGCCTGCATCGCTGCAGACCCTTTCAAAACCTGGCGCCCGAAGTTGGACTCGAACCAACGACCCCCTGATTAACAGTCAAGTGCTCGTGTGGATCAGGAGCTTTTCAGCCCGAGGATCAGGACGAGTCCGGCGATCGCTGTCAGCAAGGTCTGCAGGAGCACGAGGCGCATCTGCATCGTTGCACGATCTCGGGCAATGCGGCCTAGACCGGAAGTATCGCCTTCTCGGGCCAAGACCATGGACTTATGATTTACCCAGGTCAGGGGCCACCGCGTGCCTCCGCTGATCTCCCGGTGAAGCCGCTCTGTATCGACTGGCCCCCATGCACCGATTTTCTCCCCGATCGCCATTCCATCGGTCGCTCCTGCAGCGCTGGCGGCCACAGCGGCGGCGATTACCTTGGCTACAAAAGCCGGGATTACGGACGTCACGTAGATGATCCCGGCCCATCTGACCGTGCTGGGCGGAAGAATTGACGAAAGGCCCTGAAGCTGACTAATTGTCAGGCCAAGAACCGCCCCGAAGCCAGCGAGCATCCAGCCCGAAAGCGAGTCTAGAGTAGCGCTGGCGTTCTTGGCCGCCCCCGTCATGATGTGCATGGCCAAGAAGCTAGTCGGGTCCGGAGCCTCCATGCGCGGGACGTCTTCCGCACCTGACAATTTCATCGGATCATCCATGCAAGACCTCGGTTCTGCCCCGTAAAATTAGCGGAAGGATATTAGGACCGCCAGTAAGTTACAGGCAGCACTTCCGTAAAATCAATTAACCTAAGGCATTGATCTTAAAGCACGGTGCAAGGGACTTAAAATCCCTCATCCGCAAGGGTATGTCGGTTCGAGTCCGACTCCGGGCACCAGGGATACCGACGGCTTTCGTGCGTCGCAACGACGTCAGTGCATCCGACTCGTAAACGTCACGGCAGGCGCCTGGCGGATTGCCTTTCGACCAGAGCGCCGATCTGCTCCGCGATATTGAGAATGCCGTAGCCGAAGCCGGCTTCCGGCGTAGTGCCCACCGCGCCCAGACTTCGGTGTGCCGTGGCCGCCGCCGACGCAAGCGCGTCGTAACCCGCTGTCATGGCCTTCTCGGTAATCATCTGAGCGCGAAAGCGCGCCTCGTCGTAGTCGCCAGCAAGGGCCGCCTTGTTCAGGGCTAGTGCGTCGTTCGCCAGGTCCGCGAGGGTGAGCACTTTTTCGTCTGATAGTCGCATATCGAACGCATTGTGCCGACCCGAAATTGCGCTGTGAAGCTCGCCAGTAGTGGCATCGGTTCGTTTGTGCGACCACGTCACGCTATCAGCGGTCGGCGCTTCAAAGCGTGCACCCCATCGCCTCATAAGCCTGCGCCAACCGTCGATCCAATCCGTAGCCGGCCGTCTGCCGCTTCATCTGGATCTGGCTGCATGTCAGGAAGTCGCCGATACGTTCGATGGACTTCCGGATGCTGGATGGGGGCGCAAGATCGACGCCGCGTACTTTCGAGCCGTTCGCATAGCCGGGCAAGGTGGCCGCATGTTTCGTGCTGTCGGAAGACAAGGCATGCGTGATGTCCGGATCGCCATAAGGCTGACTGCCCGTGCTTGTACCCGACCGCGCGTCCGCTTCCATCTCGTGCTCCCCAGGCAGGTCGGTTTCGGCAGAAAGGACTGGCGCGTCTTCGCGGTTCACGTGCACCGCGGGCGCGTGGCGCGACATGCGCTTGACGGGTAGCGGGGCGGCGATATGCATGCTCGGCGGAGGGACGGGAAGGTCCCGCCGAAGGTCCAGCGACGCGTGCAGGACCGAAGACGATTTGTCTTCCGTGACCGCATTCGATTCGATGCGCTCAGCACGATATGCAATCAGGCAGAGCAGCAGCATGAGGTGTCCGGCGAATACCAGGCCCAGGCTGATTCCGTTCCTGAAAACGCGACGCCATTCGATCGGCTTCACCTGATGCTCCCTTGCCATGCATGAGTTCTCGACCGGGAGCGCGCAGGAAAGTTCGGCATGTCACATACGCATAACTCCCCATGTGCGACACGTAGGAATTCCGGAGGTAGCCCATGCCCGGTTCCAACCGTACCGCGCAGAAAGGACCGGTGACGGAACACGTCAAACCGCTACGTGTCTACGTCTTCTACCCTTCGATCAATCACCGCTCGTGGTGGGTCTTGCTCCCGGGCTCCGTGAAACAAGTGTTCGGCTCCGAAGGCGCGGCGGTCGATTTCGCGTTCACGCGTGCTCGCGAACTGAGCGGCCATGGTCGCCCGGTCGAAGTGCTGCAGGAGAAGATTTCCGGATCGTGGATGTCCGTGCGCGTCTCCTGATCGAAGGGCTTGCAATGCCCCGGCATCTTCCATAGAATTGCCGGCTCGATGCGGGAATAGCTCAGTTGGTAGAGCACGACCTTGCCAAGGTCGGGGTCGCGAGTTCGAGTCTCGTTTCCCGCTCCAGATTTTTAAAGCCCCGGTGAAAACCGGGGCTTTTTTTGTGTCCGATCCGGAAGGGGGAGCTAGTCCTCGGCCACGACCCACAGGGCCGGCATGTGCAGTTCCGTGCAGCCATGCCGGCAGGCGAAGGTGCTGTGGTCCCCGACGAGGAATACGTGCTTGCCACCCGCAAGGGTCAGGTCGACGGTGCCGGACACCCCCGTGGGCCCATGCGTGGTCGTTCGGCTGATCGCCGTGACGGCTTCCGCAAACGACTTCGGTCCCCACTGCCAGGTGACGGTTCCGCGTTTCCCGGACAACGTGATGTCCGCCGGATCGGCGCCCTTGCCGGCAAGATGGAGGTCGTTGCTCCCGCAGCCGGCGAGCAGTAGCAGAGAAAGCAGGGCGATGCCCGGTGCGCTATGGCGTTTCACATGATGTCCAGCCGGAGGGTCGCCTGATGTAACGGCCGAGCGGCCACGCGCTTGATGGGCCATGCCGAATGTGCGCACGCTGATGTTCAGGCTTCCGCTTCTGCCACCCGTTCCTCGGCGGCGACCGGCTTGCCCGTCACGACCGGCGCAGCCGGGTGGGAGGCGCGACGCAGCGGCATGTCCTTCATCCACCAGGCGAAGAAGAACGCGACCGCGATGACGCACGCGCCCACGTCGTACACGGTATGCAGCGACGCGCCGAACGCCTCGAGATAGCGGGCGTGGACGTCCGGCGGCAATGCGTTGACGGCGTCCGGGCGCAGCGAGTGCGGCGCGGGCACGCCGGCCGGCATCATGTCGGCCAGCCGCGACTGCAACCCGTTACTGAACACCGCGCCGAACACGGACACGCCGACAGAGCCGCCGATCGACCGAAACAGCGTGACGCCGGACGTCGCCACGCCCATGTGCTTCATGTCGACGCTGTTCTGCGTGGCGAGGATGAGGACCTGGAGGACCATGCCGAGGCCCAGACCGAGCAGGCCGGCGTAGGCATAGAGCAGGGCGATGGGGCTGTCGTTGTGCAGGGTGCCTAGCAGGGTCAGTGCGACCGTGGCGATGAAGGTGCCGACGATCGGAAAGATCCGGTAGCGGCCGATACGACTGATCACCCGCCCGCTGACGATGGAGCTGACCAGCACGCCGCCCATCAGCGGAAGCAGCTGCATGCCCGCGCCGGTGGGTGAGACCCCCTTCACGACCTGCAGGTACAGCGGCATGAAGGTGGTCGACCCGAACAGGGCGGCACCCACGAAGAGAGCGATGATGCAGCTGAGCAGGAACGTGCGGTGACGAAACAGGCCGAGCGGGATGATCGGTTCGCTGGCGACCGACTCTTCGTAGATGAAGCCGATGACGCCGACGACGGCAAAGGTGAGGATGAACCACAGTTCCGCCGCGTTCCAGGGCAGGATCGTGCCGCCCTCCGTGGTGAACAGGATCAGACAGCTCAATGCGAGGGTGAGCCAGCCGGCGCCCCAGTAGTCGATGGTGTGCTTTACGTGTCGAACGTGAGGATGAAACGCCGCGGCGATCACCGCAACGGCGATCAGACCCAGCGGCAGGTTCACGTAGAAGATCCAGCGCCACGAAAGGTGGTCGACCATGAAGCCGCCGACCAGAGGCCCGAGCACGGTGGCCAGCCCGTATACGCCACCGAAGAGGCCCTGGTACTTGCCGCGCTCGGCCGGTGGGATGACATCGCCGATCGACGCCATGGCGACCACCAGTAATCCGCCACCGCCGAGGCCCTGCAGAGCGCGCATGGCGATCAGCTGATCCATATTCTGGGCGAGCCCGCACAGTACCGAGCCCAGCAGGAAGAGGGCGATGGCTGTCTGCAGGACGATCTTGCGCCCGAACAGGTCGCCGAATTTACCGTAGAGCGGGACCACGACGGTCGAACTCAGCAGATAAGCGGTGACCACCCAGGACAGCTGGTTGAAACCGCCCAGTTCCGTGACGATGGTCGGTAGCGCCGTCGATACGATGGTCTGGTCCAGCGCCGCCAGCAGCATGACCAGCATCAGGGCGGGGAACAGGACGCGCAGGGACGGCGATGAAGTGGGTGAGCTGGCCGTTTCCGGAGGGGAGGAGGCGGTCACGAGGCGTCCAATGAATTTAATTAATGGGTAAGTTAATATAAATGCGACACCGTGGCCGGTCAATCGGTCCGGCGGTCGTGGTATTCAGGTCGTCGTCTTCGACGCTGTCAGGAGTTTGCTTGGTTACTTCCGCTCCCCGCCGTGGCCGTCGGCCCGGCCGGCCACCCCTACAGCCCGATGGACCCGATCAGCGTCAGCGTCTGGTCGACATCGCGCTGGAGCTGATCGCCCGTAAGGGTTACGCAGAAACCACGTTGGCCGGCATCGCACGGGCGGCGGGCATGACCTCGGCCGCGGTGCATTACTACTTCAAGACCCGTGAGCAGTTGTTCGACGTCCTGTTCGACGAGCGCATCGCTCCGATGCGGAAGCGACTCGAAGGCATTTTCCTCGACAACGCGGAGGATCCGGTCGCCGCATTCAGTGAACTAGCCCGGCGCTTCGTCACGATCGCCGGCGACTCGCCGTGGATGGGCCCCGTGTTTTTCGGCGAGATGCTGAGCGACAACGATCTGTTCAAGCAACACATGCAGAAACGTCTGGGCGACTCGCGCCAGATCGTCGTGATCGACACGATTCGACGCTGGCAGGAAGAGGGCCGTCTGAGCAAGGGGCTCGATCCGGCGTTGCTGATGACCACGGTGCTGAGCCTGACCGTGCTGCCGATGTCCGCGATTCGCAAATGGAAAGACGATCCGCTGCGCGGGCACATCGACGCCGAGGTCATTACCCGTCATGCGATCGCCGTATTGTCAGCTGGCATCGCCACGCCGCCAGGCTGAATGCAGAGGTAAATACCGCCTAGTCGCTGGCTTCACGCGCCTGCCATGTCGCAGCGGTAAGTCTGTGTTTCAGCGCAGTCATCGCACCGATGAAACGGGGAAGGCATCATGGCCAGCACGACGGGTTCACACGTCAATACGATCGGTTCACTGGCGGCAGGCAGGTTGCTCGCGCAGGCAGCCGGAGGGCGATGGGGCCCGGTTATTCTCATTCTTGCGGGCATTGTCCTGTTGAGGAAGCGTGCCGCCAATCGCGCGGCGCGCCGGTTGCGGGCTGATCTGAAGTCCAGCGATCACCGCATCGACGCGCTGCGCTAAGAGCGACTACTTACTGCTCTGATTGTCTTCGCCCGTGTCATCGACCGGGTCGCCGGAAGAATTCGTTTCGGGCTGCTCCGTCGGACCGCGCTTCTCTGACGGCGCATCGTTCTGTCCAGGATGCTGCGGCGGGCGATTTTTCTCATTAGCCATGGTCATCTCCTCGAGTGAGCGACCAGCTTCGCGCCATCCCGTTGACGGTGGCGTGCCCCCTGCGTGACGGGTATGTCGCCTCGGATAAGCGGAGCCAGGGGCGGCCACGTCCATTCCGTCCCAGTGCGCTTCTTCCGGCAATAACCGCGTCATCCCTATCGTCCATCTTTGAGTGTAGGGGAAACCCTATAGATCAGCGCGGACGGCGCCTACACGACCATCGGGTCGCATCGCCTCACGACGGTGGGAGATTACCGCTACAGGCCTCGAAGGCATTCCATGATCATACCGTCACGCTGGTTGTCTCGCCTGCACATCTGGCATTGTATGCATTCGCAGGCAGCGTGCGGGCCACACCGCGCGCATAGAAGTACAGTCGGCCCAGGGAGGGCAAAGAATGATTAATGTTGTTTTGGTCGACGACCACGAACTGGTCAGGACCGGCTTTCGGATGATCCTGCAGCAGCAGGCGGACATCCGTATCAGGGGTGAAGCCGGTTCAGCGGAGGAAGGCCTGCGTCTTATCCGTTCCCAGTCGCCGGATATCGCGCTTGTCGACGTCCACATGCCAGGTATGAGTGGCGTGGAACTGACGGAACGGGTGATCCGTGCGAAATTGCGCACCAACATCGTGATTCTCACGGTGGTGGACGACGCGCGCTTTCCCAAGCGCCTGCTCGACGCGGGTGCGCTGGGCTATCTCACCAAGGGTTGCTCGTCGGACGAGCTGCTCAGCGCCGTGCGTCAGGTCGCATCCGGCCGGCGATACCTCGCGCCCACGGTGGCGCAGCAGCTGGCCCTCGCGACCCTCGACGGCTCGGATTCGCCGTTCGATACGCTGTCTACGCGTGAGATGGAGGTATCGATGATGCTGGTGCGCGGCATGCCGCTCACGTCCATCGGCGAGCGTCTGAATCTCAGTCCGAAGACCGTATCGACCTATAAGCAGCGCCTGATGGAGAAGCTGCACGTGGAGCACGTGGTCGGGTTGGCCCACCTCATGACCGTTCACGGCCTGCTCGATACGCACAATCACCAGGTCGGCACCTGATCGGTCCCACGACCGGCTCGCTGTAACGAAAAACGCCGGGCTTCTCAGCCCGGCGTTTTTTCGTTTGGAACGACGAGTCAGTCAGCTTTCGGGGAGGCCGAAGCCTCCCCGCAGGCTTACGCGTCGTCGCGTGGCGTATCGCCGGAGGACGGCTCCTGACGCGGACGCGTCAGCAGGTCGCCCTGGGCCGGCAGCGGCGTCGACGCAGGCCTGGGTGCGGCAGGCGGGGTGTGCGACACCGGCGACACGTTGGAAGCCTCAGGCGACTTCGGGGTTACCGCCGTCGGATCCGCAGGCAGTGCCGAAGACGCTTTTCCGTGCTCGATCGCATCCTCGTCGGCCTTGACCGCCGGGCTCTCGACGACCGGTGCGCTGGCCGTCGGGGCAGGGGTGGGGGCTGGCGTCGGAGCCTGAGCTGGCGCCGGAGCCGGAGCCGGAACAGGCGTCGCGGCCGGAGCTGGCGTCGGAACCGGAGCAGGCGCCGGTGCCGCGACCGGCGCGGGAGCAGGAGCAGGAGCCAGAACTTCCGCCGGGGCAGCAGCTTCGACCGACGTCTTCACAGGAGACGAGGCTGGCGTTTCTGCCGGAGCCGGAGCCTTAGCCGGAGCCGATACGGCGGCCTCAGTCACAGCCGCCGGGGCCGGCGTCGTCGCCTTGACGCCTGCGCGGGCCTCGTCAGTTTCGGTCGGCAGCATGCCGCGTGCCGGGGCGTCGAGCACAGACGGCTGGCTCGCGGGCGAGGCCGCGGGCTGGATGGCGTCTTCCGCTGTGACGACCGGAGCGGCGGGCTGAGCCCGCACCGCAGCGGGCACCGAAGCCGAGCCCGTGGCCGGGGCGGAGCTCAGCGGAGCATCCGACTCGGTCTGGCGACGCTCGGTCGTCCGGGTCTGTGCCGAGTCGGCCGGCGTGGCCGGGTCGACGACGGAGCGCGACGGCGCGGGTGCCGGGGACTGACCCGGGATCGGCGGCAACTTCGGCAGCGACGACAGCGTCAGTGCCGACGGCACGTTCTCATCGTCCGCGTTGCCCGCAGCCGAGGCTGCCGGAGCAGACGGAGCAGACGGAGCAGGGCGAGTCGCCTCGTGGCGGGGAGCCTCGACCGCGAACGCGTTCTCGGCGGCCGCGGCGGTGTCGAGCATCGGCGGGACGCTGGGGCTGGAACGGCTGGTATCGGCCTGGCCCTCGTCGTCACCGTCTTCGTCGTCGAGGTCGTCGGCACCCGCGGCACCTTCGACGCCACCGGCTGCCGTGCCTTCTTCCTGGCGACGACGGCGGCGGCCACCACGACGGCCGCGACGGCGGCGCTGGCCACCTTCGGTGTCCTTGCCGGCATCGGTCGACGGCGCGTCGCCGTTGACTTCACCCGTGGCGGTCGCGTCGACACCCAGTGCCTCGGCGTCGAGAATCAGCTTCTCGTCATCGCTGAGGACCGGCGCAGTCACCGGCTTCTCAGCCGGATTGCGCGGAGCGGCGACCGGAGCGACGTTGACGTTCGCCGCCTTCTCGACCTTCTCGCCCTGCGGCTGGCGCTCGCCACGCGGCTGCCTCTCGCGGCGGCCGGTGCTCTCGCCGCCCTGCGGCTGTTCCTGACGGCCACCCTGGCGACCCTGCTGCTGGGCGTTGTCTTTCTGGCGCGGAGCTTTCTCGTCGCGGACCTGGGCCTGCTTGCCGCCCTTGGGCTGCTGCTGACCCTTGCCCTGCGCGGGCAAGGCATCGCGGTCCTTGCGCTGGCCCTGCGGCTGGCGCTGCTCGTTGTTGCGACCACGGCCCTCGTTGCCACGACGATCGTCGCGGTCACGGCGGTTGCCGCGATCGTTGCGGTCGTTGCGGCCGCCGGAGCGCGATTCCTCGCGACGTGCGGGTGCGGCCGGCTGCGGCGCCGCTGCCGGCTGGGCGTTGCCGCCGCCGAACAGGCTGCCGAAGAGGCGCGAGAAGAAGCCGCCGGTGGGAGCGGCCGGGGCGGAAACGCGCGGCGCGGGTGCCGCGACGGCGACCGGCTCGGCCACTTCCTCACGGATGGGAGCGGGCGACGCCGGCACGACGCCGGTCACCAGCGGCTGCTCGCCACTGCCAAGGGCCTGGCCCATCTTCGGCAGGGCCTGGGCGACCACCGGGGTGGTGCGCTCGTAGCTCGGCTTGCTGTGCTCGCCCATGTCCGCTTCGCGGATGCGGGTGATCTCGAGGTGAGGCGTTTCCAGTTTCTCGTCGGCGACCACGACCACGTGAACGCTATGGCGCAGCTCGATCTCGACGACGCTGGCGCGCTTCTCGTTGAGCATGAAGTTGGCGACCGCGGACGGCGCCTGCACCAGGACCTGCCCGGTGTTTTCCTTCATCGCGTGTTCTTCGATCAGGCGCAGGGTCGACAGCGCCAGCGACTCCACGCTGCGGATGTGGCCGTGGCCTTCGCAACGCGGGCAAACGTTCTGGGTGGCTTCGCCGAGGCTCGGGCGCAGGCGCTGGCGGGACATCTCCAGCAGGCCGAAGCGCGAGATACGACCGATCTGGACGCGGGCGCGGTCCGCCTTCAGGGCGTCCTTCAGGCGCTCTTCGACCTCGCGCTGATGGCGCGGGCTGTCCATGTCGATGAAGTCGATGACGATCAGTCCGCCGGCATCGCGGATGCGCAGCTGACGGGCGATCTCGGTGGCGGCTTCGAGGTTGGTGTTGAACGCCGTCTCTTCGATGTCGCTGCCCTTGGTGGCCTTCGAAGAGTTGATGTCGATGGCGGTCAGGGCTTCGGTCTGGTCGATGACGATGGAGCCGCCCGAGGGCAGGCGCACGTTACGCTCGAAGATGCTCTCGATCTGGGTTTCGATCTGGTACCGCGAGAACAGCGGGGTCGGATCCTGGTAAAGCTTGAGCTTGCGCAGGTTGTTCGGCATCACCTGCTGGACGAAATCGCGGGCGTCCTGGTACAGCGACTCCTCGTCGATGAGGATTTCGCCGATGTCGTTACGCAGGTAATCGCGCAGGGCGCGGATGAACAGCTTCGATTCCTGGTAGATCAGGAACGGCGCCTTCTGCGAGTTGGCGGCGCCGGAGATCGACTTCCAGAGCTGCAGGAGGTAGTCCAGATCCCACTGGAGTTCTTCGGCGTCGCGGCCCATGCCGGCGGTGCGCACGATGAGACCCATTTCGTCGGGCACCTCCAGGTGCTCCATGGCTTCCTTCAGGGCCTGGCGGTCCTCACCCTCGATGCGGCGCGAGACGCCGCCGGCACGGGGGTTGTTCGGCATCAGGACCATGTACCGGCCGGCGAGGCTGATGAACGTGGTGAGGGCGGCGCCCTTGTTACCGCGTTCTTCCTTCTCGACCTGGACGATGATCTCCTGGCCTTCCTTGAGGAGATCGCGGATGTTCGACTTACCTTCCGCATTCGGATTGAAGTAGTCGCGGGAGATTTCCTTCAGGGGAAGGAACCCGTGGCGCTCGGCGCCGTAGTCGACGAAGCAGGCTTCGAGGGAGGGCTCGACGCGAGTGATACGGCCTTTGTAGATATTGGCCTTTTTCTGCTCGCGGGACGGGATTTCGATATCGAGATCGTAAAGGTTCTGACCATCGACGATGGCCACACGCAACTCTTCGCGCTGAGTCGCGTTGATAAGCATACGCTTCATTGTAATTTCCTCGGCCTTGCCGCGCGGCCGCGGGCCGCGGTGGCGCCTGATTGGCGGCCTGCCGGGGATCGCGCCGCAGCGGTGAGGCTTCAAGCGGCATGGGATCCGGGACCGATACCTGGACCCGGCGTGATTCGTGATAAGCGCCTTGCAACCGGTCCGCGTCCCTACGGATTAGCCGGACAACCGCAACCCGAACCGTTACGATGTGGGGTGTCTTCGCGTTCCGTCCCCTCGGACGGACCCGCGCGACACTCGCCTTACGTGACGGTACAGGCACCCCGCGAGAGATAAGTCTTCAGCGGAGCCTGGCGCTGGCCGAGTATCCTATCAATTTCGAGTTTTATCAATGCAGACGGCAACTTCCCTCGACGGCGGCCAAGGTGTGCGCATCGTCGAAATCGGACCCGAAAGGGACGGTCAGCGCGTGGACAACGCTCTGATGACCCTCCTGAAGGGAGTGCCGCGCAGCCTGGTCTACCGCATCCTGAGAACCGGACAGGTTCGCATCAATGGCAAACGGGCCAAGCCGGAAACGCGCCTCGCCGCCGGCGATATGCTGCGGATTCCACCGGTACGCGTCGCGGAGCGCGATGAGACGGTGGCACCCTCGGGTATGGTCCGTGCGGTAGCCGACTCGGTCATTTTCGAAGACAAGCACTTTCTGGTAATCGACAAACCCGTGGGCATCGCGGCGCATGGCGGCAGCGGCGTGAGCCACGGCGCCATCGAGCTGCTGCGCGCGGCGCGTCCGAACGAGCACCTCGAACTGGTCCACCGGCTGGATCGCGACACCAGCGGCGTCCTGGTCCTGGCTCGCTCGCGTCCGGGTCTGACCGGCCTGCAGGCCTTGATCCGCGACAACGAGGTGGTCAAGCAATACCTCTGCCTGATGACCGGTACGCCGCGTAAGGCGAAGTTCGACGTCAATCAGCCGCTGCTGAAGTCGGTGATGCACGGCGGCGAGCGGATGGTACGTGTCGACGACGCAGGCAAGCCCTCGCTTACGTTCTTCCAGGAACTGGAGCAGTACCCGGCCTCCCGCCTGATGCAGGCGACACTGGGTACGGGTCGTACCCACCAGATCCGCGTTCACGCTCAGTATGTCGGCCATCCGCTCGCGGGCGACCCGAAATACGGCGATGAGGAGGCCAACAAGCGGTTCCGCGCAAAGGGCCTGAAGCGGATGTTCCTGCACGCGGCCCGAATGAGCTTCGATCTTGGCGGCAAGAACTACGACTTTTCGGCGCCGTTGCCCGACGATCTGAAGGCGTTCCTCGACAAACTGCGCGATTGATCAGACGAGGAACCTCGCGCTGACCTCGAGCGAACGCAACAGGCCGCTCGCGACACAGGCCTGGAGGATCACGGCGCTTAGCGCGTGTGCCACGGCCACGGGCAACAGGGCACGGTGGCGCAGGTACCACCAGGCCCAGCCCAGTTCGGCGACGAAGCAGA from Luteibacter mycovicinus includes:
- a CDS encoding MDR family MFS transporter — its product is MTASSPPETASSPTSSPSLRVLFPALMLVMLLAALDQTIVSTALPTIVTELGGFNQLSWVVTAYLLSSTVVVPLYGKFGDLFGRKIVLQTAIALFLLGSVLCGLAQNMDQLIAMRALQGLGGGGLLVVAMASIGDVIPPAERGKYQGLFGGVYGLATVLGPLVGGFMVDHLSWRWIFYVNLPLGLIAVAVIAAAFHPHVRHVKHTIDYWGAGWLTLALSCLILFTTEGGTILPWNAAELWFILTFAVVGVIGFIYEESVASEPIIPLGLFRHRTFLLSCIIALFVGAALFGSTTFMPLYLQVVKGVSPTGAGMQLLPLMGGVLVSSIVSGRVISRIGRYRIFPIVGTFIATVALTLLGTLHNDSPIALLYAYAGLLGLGLGMVLQVLILATQNSVDMKHMGVATSGVTLFRSIGGSVGVSVFGAVFSNGLQSRLADMMPAGVPAPHSLRPDAVNALPPDVHARYLEAFGASLHTVYDVGACVIAVAFFFAWWMKDMPLRRASHPAAPVVTGKPVAAEERVAEAEA
- a CDS encoding TetR/AcrR family transcriptional regulator — protein: MVTSAPRRGRRPGRPPLQPDGPDQRQRLVDIALELIARKGYAETTLAGIARAAGMTSAAVHYYFKTREQLFDVLFDERIAPMRKRLEGIFLDNAEDPVAAFSELARRFVTIAGDSPWMGPVFFGEMLSDNDLFKQHMQKRLGDSRQIVVIDTIRRWQEEGRLSKGLDPALLMTTVLSLTVLPMSAIRKWKDDPLRGHIDAEVITRHAIAVLSAGIATPPG
- a CDS encoding response regulator, encoding MINVVLVDDHELVRTGFRMILQQQADIRIRGEAGSAEEGLRLIRSQSPDIALVDVHMPGMSGVELTERVIRAKLRTNIVILTVVDDARFPKRLLDAGALGYLTKGCSSDELLSAVRQVASGRRYLAPTVAQQLALATLDGSDSPFDTLSTREMEVSMMLVRGMPLTSIGERLNLSPKTVSTYKQRLMEKLHVEHVVGLAHLMTVHGLLDTHNHQVGT
- a CDS encoding Rne/Rng family ribonuclease translates to MKRMLINATQREELRVAIVDGQNLYDLDIEIPSREQKKANIYKGRITRVEPSLEACFVDYGAERHGFLPLKEISRDYFNPNAEGKSNIRDLLKEGQEIIVQVEKEERGNKGAALTTFISLAGRYMVLMPNNPRAGGVSRRIEGEDRQALKEAMEHLEVPDEMGLIVRTAGMGRDAEELQWDLDYLLQLWKSISGAANSQKAPFLIYQESKLFIRALRDYLRNDIGEILIDEESLYQDARDFVQQVMPNNLRKLKLYQDPTPLFSRYQIETQIESIFERNVRLPSGGSIVIDQTEALTAIDINSSKATKGSDIEETAFNTNLEAATEIARQLRIRDAGGLIVIDFIDMDSPRHQREVEERLKDALKADRARVQIGRISRFGLLEMSRQRLRPSLGEATQNVCPRCEGHGHIRSVESLALSTLRLIEEHAMKENTGQVLVQAPSAVANFMLNEKRASVVEIELRHSVHVVVVADEKLETPHLEITRIREADMGEHSKPSYERTTPVVAQALPKMGQALGSGEQPLVTGVVPASPAPIREEVAEPVAVAAPAPRVSAPAAPTGGFFSRLFGSLFGGGNAQPAAAPQPAAPARREESRSGGRNDRNDRGNRRDRDDRRGNEGRGRNNEQRQPQGQRKDRDALPAQGKGQQQPKGGKQAQVRDEKAPRQKDNAQQQGRQGGRQEQPQGGESTGRRERQPRGERQPQGEKVEKAANVNVAPVAAPRNPAEKPVTAPVLSDDEKLILDAEALGVDATATGEVNGDAPSTDAGKDTEGGQRRRRGRRGGRRRRRQEEGTAAGGVEGAAGADDLDDEDGDDEGQADTSRSSPSVPPMLDTAAAAENAFAVEAPRHEATRPAPSAPSAPAASAAGNADDENVPSALTLSSLPKLPPIPGQSPAPAPSRSVVDPATPADSAQTRTTERRQTESDAPLSSAPATGSASVPAAVRAQPAAPVVTAEDAIQPAASPASQPSVLDAPARGMLPTETDEARAGVKATTPAPAAVTEAAVSAPAKAPAPAETPASSPVKTSVEAAAPAEVLAPAPAPAPVAAPAPAPVPTPAPAATPVPAPAPAPAQAPTPAPTPAPTASAPVVESPAVKADEDAIEHGKASSALPADPTAVTPKSPEASNVSPVSHTPPAAPRPASTPLPAQGDLLTRPRQEPSSGDTPRDDA
- a CDS encoding RluA family pseudouridine synthase, which produces MQTATSLDGGQGVRIVEIGPERDGQRVDNALMTLLKGVPRSLVYRILRTGQVRINGKRAKPETRLAAGDMLRIPPVRVAERDETVAPSGMVRAVADSVIFEDKHFLVIDKPVGIAAHGGSGVSHGAIELLRAARPNEHLELVHRLDRDTSGVLVLARSRPGLTGLQALIRDNEVVKQYLCLMTGTPRKAKFDVNQPLLKSVMHGGERMVRVDDAGKPSLTFFQELEQYPASRLMQATLGTGRTHQIRVHAQYVGHPLAGDPKYGDEEANKRFRAKGLKRMFLHAARMSFDLGGKNYDFSAPLPDDLKAFLDKLRD